CAAACGCCATGCCGCTCGTGACCTCCACCAATCGACCCAGCGTATTGATGCCCGGATTGTTGTAGCTCCACTTGCTGCCCGGCTCAAACTGCAACGGCTTCGCTGCATACACCTTTACCGCCTCGGCAAGCGTTGGCTTCGGATCGATGTTGCCCACCAACCCGCTCGTGTGTGTCAACAAATCCTTCACCGTGATCGCCCGTCCACCAGCCTGACCTTTGAACTCCGGCAGGTATTTTTCCACCCGATCATCCAACGACAGCTTGCCTTCCTCCACCATCATCATCACCGCCAGCGCCGTCATGGGTTTCGTCATCGAAGCAATCCAAAACAACGCGTCCGGTTCCATCACTCTCCCCGTCGACAGATCCGCCTTGCCCATCGCGTCCATCGCCAACGCTCCATCTTTGCCCACCACCAGCGTCACCGCGCCCGAAATCGTGCCATCGTTCACATAAGGCTGCATCGCTTGGCGAATGACGTCATTCCCTTTCACAGGCACCTCACCAAACATCAAAACCGGCATCACAGCCGAGACCAGCAAAGGCAAAAAAACAAAGCGCGAAATCATGCGCCATCTTGTCCGTCCCAACCGTTGGCTGTCAATCTTCCGTTCAAGAAACCAGTGGCAAATTTGGACTCACATCCGTCTCCAATGCCGACCGCAATCCCGCCCTCCAGCGATGCACCGCCGCGAATCCAATCATCGCCGCATTGTCCGTGCTGTAACGTGGTTGCGTCAGCTTGATCTCCACACTTTGCTGCCCACCGCGCTCCACCAATCGCTCGCGCAACCTCCGATTGCAACTCACCCCGCCACTCACGCTGATCAACAAAACCCCACACAACTTCGCCGCCCGCAGCGCCTTCTCCACCAACACCTCGATCACCGCCTCCTGGAACGAGGCACACACATCCTTCAAGGTCTGCGCATCCTTTAAATCAATCTTCGGCAAATGATAAAGCACCGCTGTTTTTAAACCGCTAAAACTAAACTCCAGGTTCCCCGCCTCCATCATGCTGCGCGGAAATTCAAATGCCTTCTTATCCCCCCCAACCGCCAGCTTGTCGATCTCTGGTCCCCCAGGATACGGCAAACCCAGCATCTTGCCCACCTTGTCAAAAGCCTCCCCGGCCGCATCATCTCGCGTGCGCCCCAACAGCTGATAATCGCCCACCGCTTTTACGTGCAGCAACATCGTGTGCCCCCCGCTCACGATCAACGCCACATGAGGCGGAATCGCCATGCCCAAGTCTTCATCACTCCCGCCATAGCCCATGAACGGCGACAACAGATGCCCCTCAAGATGATTGATCGCCAAGTAGGGCTTGTCCTCTGCCAACGCCAGCGCCTTCGCCATCGTGCTGCCGATCAACAACGAACTCACCAAGCCTGGACCACTCGTCGCCGCAAACGCCGACACCTCCCCCAGCTTGACCCCTGCCGATTCCAGCGCCTGTTCGCACAATTCACGCATGTGCATGATGTGATTCCGCGATGCCAGCTCCGGCACCACTCCGCCATAAACCCGGTGCGCCTCAATTTGCGTCACCACCTCACTGCTCAACACCCGCCCGTTCAGATCCACGACCGAAGCCGCCGTTTCATCACAAGACGTCTCCAACGCCAATAAACATTCCTTCATCATTTCTATCTCGCCCCACCTCAAGGTTGTTTTTTCGACTCTTCAACCGGCGCTTTGACCTCTTCTTTTGGCGGATTTTTGAACTGATCGTAAATCATCAACCCCTTCAACACATCGGCTGCACGCTCCAGTTGTTGATCCCCCAACTTCGCCAAGTCCAATGCCCGCGCCTCCCCCTCCGAACTGTCCGTCCTCCAACGCATCACCTTCACCTCCTCATCATGCGTCAGCGAACACACGATGTTCGGAACCACGCCGTTCTCATGAATCGTGCGATGACTCGGCGTGTAATACTTCGCCGTGGTCACCCGCATCGCCGCCCCATTCGGCATCGGCAACACCGTCTGCACCGAACCTTTTCCAAAACTCGTCGTGCCCACAATGATCGCCCGTTTCAAATCTTGCAAAGCCCCGGCCACCAGTTCCGAGCCACTCGCGCTGCCATGATTGATCAACACCGACACCGGATATTGACGCGCCTTTTTCCCTTCCCGTGATGGTGTCCGATACGGCGGCGGATTCTGCGAAGCCACCCGACCCTCCGTCGTCACCACCACCGTGTTGTCCGGCAAAAACTCTCCGCAAACCGCCACCGCCGAATCGATCAACCCGCCCGGATTGTTGCGCAGATCCAGCACAAAAGCCTGCATCCCCTGTTTCTCCAACTCATCCAGCGCCTTCGACAAATCAATCGCCGTGTTTTGTGTAAACTCGGTGATCCGCGCATACCCAATCTTCCACGTCCCGGCCATCCGCTCATGCAACAACATCGCATCCTGCACCGTGCTGTGCTGCATCGCCACCCGCACCAGATTGAAGTCCAAAAACTGCTTCGTGCCGGGACGCCTAACCGTCAGCCGCACCGCCTCGCCCGACTTCCCCTTCAAATGCTGCACCGCCTCCATCGTGCTCATGCTTTCCACCAACACATCACCAATACGGATAATCTCATCATTGGGCATCACCCCCGCCTTCGCCGCCGGACCATCCTCCTGCACTGTCACCACCGTCAGCGACCGGTCCCTCAACGCAATCGTGATCCCCACCCCCTCGCTCGTGTCCCGCTGCTCGCGCTGCATGTCCTCAAACAAACTCCGCCCCATGTATTGGCAATGCGGATCAAGCTTGCTCAACATCCCCTCCAAAGCCCCCTCCACCAATTGCTCATACGTCACCTTGCCCGGGTCCACATAATTTTGACGCACAATCTCCATCGCCTGCGTCAACAACTCCAATTGCTTGAACGCCGAATCCTCCTGCGGTTTCGCCCCCTCCGTCTGATCCTGATCCTGACCATCAACCATCGCCGTCAGCGACATGACAACAAGGGCAACGACAACACGTGAATGAAGGGTATAAAAGCGCATGCGAACAATCCGGTCCGCCTGATGCTATCACAAAGGCGACGCGCAGAAAGCAGAAAGGCAAAACTCCTCGTTCCCAGTAGAGGATTGGATTTGGCATTGCCATCGCCCAATTTTTCATTTGTATTGCCCTATGGCCGACATTCCTCCACCGCTTACCGCGATCGGACCCTCTGAATCCGAGAAGAACACCAAAAAAATTCTTCTTGGCTGTGGTGGTTGTGCGTCCCTCGCCCTCCTAGGCATCGGAATCTTCGTTTTCGGCATCATCATGATCGTGTCCACGGCCATGAAATCCACCGATGCCTACAAACAAGCCTACCAGATCGCTGTCTCCTCCCCGGATATCCAAAGGGCCCTCGGCACCCCCATCAAAGACGGATTTCTACCCACCGGTTCCATCAAAACCAACAACGGCGTCGGAAATGCCGACTTCAACATCAAAATCTCAGGTCCCAACGGCGAGGGAACCGTCCAGGTCAGCGCCCACAAACCCGCCGGAGGCCAATGGACCTACCAGGTGCTCGAATGTTCCCTTCCTGAAAGCGGTCGCATCATCAACCTGATCCCCGCGCAGGCACCGAGCGAGTGATCTAAGCAACTAAACGGGTCGCAACCCCTCCCTCATCGCCTCCATCGGCACCGGATCACCGAACCAGTGACCAAACGAAATCGCCCCCTGGTGCAACAGCAGCGCCAGTCCGTCACACGTTTGCGCCGAAGCCTCCTTGGCCGCCGCGATCAACGGCGTGTCGCCCTCCGCCCGATACACCATGTCATAAACAAAATGACGAGTGCGCAACCTGCCAAAATCAAACAGCCCGTCGCCCCCCTCCTTCATGCCCATCGGCGTCGCATTCACCACCAAGTCCACATCCCCCAACGCTGCATCCACTTCTTCCAGACTCAATGTCTCCACTGGCACCGATCCATTCAACTCACGGCAGCGATCACGCAATCCACTCAACTTCTCTACACTCCGGTTTGCCAGGCACAATCCACGGCAACCTTTTAGCGCCAACTGCAACGCCACCGCCTGTCCCGCTCCCCCTCCTGCACCCACCACCAGCACCCGCAGTTCCCTCAACACACAACCAAATGCCTCCTGCATCGAATTCACGAATCCCGGCCCATCACTGTTGTAGCCAAACAACCGATTTTCTCGAATCGCCACCGTGTTGACCGCTCCGAGCTTCTCGGCCAGATCGTCCACCACATCCATCGCCTCCAACGCCTCAAACTTGTGAGGAATCGTGCAATTGACCCCCACAAACCCGTTCTTCGCCAGCAGCCCCAACGCCACTTTCACCTCCCCCACCGGCACATGCACCCGCACATATTGCATGTCCAAACCCCGCGCCGCCAGCGCAGGATTGTGCATCTGCGGCGAACGCGAATGCGCAATCGGATCCCCAATCACCGCCACCCTTGCCGGAGGTTGTAATGAAGCCCCCACCTCCGACCAGCGTCGCAGATCATCCAAAGTATAAAAATCAGCCGCACTCATATTCAAAGCGCAGCGATGGCCTTCACTTCGTCCAGCAAACGACCCAAGCGCGCCAGCACCCGAGGTTTGCCCAAAAGGATCATCATCACCTTCACATCCGGACCACGTGTCTGACCACTCAACGCGAACCGCAGCAACGGCATCAACGCCCCCGCCTTCACCTTCTGCTCCGTCGCCACCACCGGCAATGCGGCTGCGATGGCTTCCTCGTCCCATTCCGACTGCGTCAGTCCATCCAGCAAAGCCTGCGCCAGGGTCGCTGCCTGCGCATTCGCCGCCAGTTTCTGCTTCACCTCGTCCTCATACGGAAAATCTTCACGGAAAAAGAAATGCACCCACTCCGGAAACTCGCTCGCCAGACTCACCTTCTCCTTTACACAATTCAAGACCTTCGCCGCAAACGACAACTCGCCCACCACCAGCCCTGCCTTCTCCAAATACGGCAGCGCATAAGCCAGCAACGCTTCATCACTCAACAGGCGCAAATGCTGCTGGTTCACCCACACACACTTCTTCATGTCGAACCGCGCATTGCTATGATGCACCGCTCCGATATCAAACCACTCGCGTGCTTCGTTCACCGTAAAAATTTCTGCCTGATCTTCCTTCGGCGTCCATCCCAACAGACACAGATAATTGAACACCGCCTGCGGCAAAAAGCCCGCCTCGCGATATCCATCCACACTCGCCCCTTCATCCCGCTTGCTCATCTTCGAGCCATCCGGATTCAATAACAACGGAATGTGCCCATACCTCGGTGGCTCCTTCCCAAACGCATGGAACAGATCAATGTGCTTCCACGTGTTTGAAATGTGGTCCTCCCCGCGCACCACATGCGTGATCCCCATCTCCAGATCATCGACCACGTTGCAAAAGTGGAAAATATAACCCCCATCCGGCCTGCGCACCGTCATGTCCGGCTCCTCCGTTGCTGCAAAGTTGATGTCCCCGCAAACCAGATCCGGAATCGTGATCGGCTGCCGACTGAATTTGAACCTCACTGCTCCATTGTCTTCCGTGTAAACCCGACCCGCCGCCTCCAGCAACGCCAGATACCGATCATAAATCTCCTTCCGCTCACTCTGGTAATACGGACCAAAATCCCCCCCCACTTCCGGCCCTTCATCCCAGTCCAAACCCAGCCAGCGCATCCCGTCAGTGATTGCCTGCATCGCCTGATCGGTATTGCGCGCCGCATCCGTGTCCTCGATCCTCAACACCATCTTGCCACCCTCACGACGCACCAGCAGCCAGTTGAACAAAGCCGTCCGGGCACCGCCGACATGCAGGTAACCCGTGGGAGAAGGAGCGAAGCGAACACGAATGGAAGAACTCATTCCCCCTATTTCGACCCGCCCCCGGCCAAATTCAACCGCCAACCACACAACAAGCCTTTATGTTACCCACCCACCTGCGCAGGTCGACCTCGCGACCCGCTCGAAAAGACTATTGGATAGACCGATGCAAGCGCTTCAGTTCTTCTTGAGTCGCAGCATCGAATCGATCCACTGGCACTTGAAAAACTTGCCCATCCGATCGTTTAAACTCGCCGACAGAACCCTCGGCATTTACAAAGCCCGTTAAAATCGCGTTCAAAACCCTTCCATCGGCCCCTTTCCAATCTCGTGCTGGGGTTGGCAATTCTGCCAAAGCGACCGCTGGTGGTGAATTGGAATTTCCGCTTGAAATTTCGACTGGCGCAACAGGAACAGAAACATCTTCTTCCGCCGTCTCAATCTGCAATCCCCCTTCCTCTGCCTTTTCAAAAAATCCAGCCAGCAAATCGCGTCCGTCCATGCCCTCCACTTCTTCAACGAGGCCCGCGCGGGCATCGCCCCCGAGTTCCGCCAACTTTCCAGACATCGCCCGCTCATAAAGCAACGCCCCCCGAACTCCCACTCCCAAAGTGACAGGCTTCACTTCCAGATGATGCGCCAGTTCCTGTGCGCTACGCCAAGCAGCTTGGCAGATAAAATCTTTGGCGTCGTCGGAAAACTTTCGCAACTCCGGCACATGCACGAGGAAGACGCATTTCTCTTTGGTCAGCAAACAATAGGTCAAGAACTGCCCCTTCGACAAGGAAACCACCGGTTTCTTTTTGCCTTCTTCTACTCCCATCTCCCGATAGGCGCTGATCAAAGTTGAAAACTGTTCCGCCAACTCCTTGGCCTTCGCCGTATTGCCATGCGCCACTCCACCGCTGGCACCAACAATCAACCGGTCCGCCTCCTTAAAAGCCTTCATCGAAGGCTCATCAACCACCATCGAGCTGTCCGTATTCGCGCCCGCTTTGGGTCCAATAAATGCCAGAACAGTGCCCCCAATGGCCAAAAAACCGAGAAGCATCATCCAACCCGATCCCGTGATGAAGAAAAAGGTGTGCTTTTTCCGCAATAAGACTGGTTGTCGCGTCCTCGGATCAAGCAACGTCTGTTCTGTTGTTTTCCCTAGAGATTTGGCATAAATCCAGACCATCATGGTGGCTCCCCAAACCGCCGCAGCCAAGCTCCATTGAGACCCCCACTCCAAGTTCAATGAATCCTTGGTTACGCCACTCAATACGAAGCCCGCAATGAAGCCGAAGATGGCCGCGATTGGAATTAGAATACCGTGTCCCGTCCAGATGATCATAAAATTTTAGAGTCCGATTTGCGCAATCAGACAATCAAAATCTCCCATGCTTGTCCACCAATTTTGCATGAACTCATTCACTGATTCCTTAACCCATCGCCATATTTTGAGCCCAATGTGTTGAACTTGTCACTTCTGCCTCAAGCCATTCCGCCTTGCGCCAGCCGCCGTCTTGGGCTAAGGAACTGCCGCCAGAGTAGTGTCAGTGCCAGATTAACGTTGCCCCTTTCAAGAATGATTTGTTTGTCCCTTCCCCGAGCCGCTGCCGTTTTCACTTTCGTTCTCGCCGGTTCCCTTCTCTGCCAGCCTCAAGCACAGGCCAGCCCCTCCAGAGTCATTGTTCGCAGTGCCTACTCTCCTTCCGCTGGCATTCAAAGCGGCGAACCCGCCAAACCTTCTCCCATCTCAGGCTCCGTCGCCAAACCACGCCCCAGCGTCGTCAGGCCCGGTCCGCTTTCCACTGTCCCCCACTCCTTCACCCCACGCACTGGCTGGAAACAAAACATCGTCGCCACGGTCTTCTGGGTCGGTGAACAACCCACCCAAAACAACCCCACCCCCAACTGCAAAAGCTCCTGGGACACCGCATGGATGGACAACTTCGGCGGATACGACGATCCCGACATCACCAACCGGACCCACGGCTACCGCCCCGTCAACTTCATCCCCAAACAAAACCCCTTCTACATCGCCCTGCCCTACAACGACGTCATCAACCACGCCACCACCAAACCCGAGGCTGCCAAAGTCATCCCCTGGTTCAAAGAAACCTTCAAACGCCACGGCAAATCCGTCTGCCACAACCGCTGGCTCGCCATCCGCCACGAAGGCCGCGTCGTCTACGCCCAATGGAGCGATTGCGGACCTTTCGTCACCGACGACGCCCCTTACGTCTTCGGCGACGCCCCACCCGTCAACACCAGCAACAACGGCGCAGGCATTGATCTCTCCCCCGCCGTCCGCGACTATCTCGGTTTCACCAGTGGAAAAAAGGTCGACTGGTGTTTCGTCGAAGCCCACGAAGTCCCCGATGGACCATGGAAAGCCCTTGGCACCAACAATCCTTTCTCCAAAACCTGGGTCAAAGACCCCGAGCCGATCTTTCAAGGTGCTTTCATCGCCAAGACCTGGGTCAAATCCAAATCCAGCACAAGCCCTTCCAAATCGCGCAGCAAAAAGCTCGCCGCCAACAACGGCCTTCCCGGTTTCACCCTGAAAAAAGCCCGTAAATCCGAAGGCTAGCAAAACGTAGAAGGCTCGTCCCGAGCCTTTCATTCGTTTCTTATCTGGGCTCCCATTGTCATCCCGGAAGATCCATGCCCAGATCTCAAGCCGAGTTCATCCTTCCGCCTTCATCCTTCATCCTTTCGCTTCTTGTCCCGCGTGATCATGCACATCGACATGGACGCCTTCTTCGCGTCCATCGAACAGCGTGATCACCCCGAATACCGGGGCAAACCCCTCATCGTCGGCTCACCCCCCGATCAACGCGGCGTCGTTTGCGCCGCCAGTTACGAAGCCCGACAATTTAAAGTCCGCTCCGCCCTGCCCTCGCGCACCGCCGCCAAACTCTGCCCTCAAGGCATCTTCGTCCGCCCGCGCATGGACGTCTACCGTGCCGAGTCCGCCCTCATCATGGACATCCTCCACACCTTCGACCTCGACGTCGAACGCGTGTCTGTCGACGAAGCCTACCTCGAACCCCGAAATCTCGTAACACAAGACGACCCCCTCACCACCGCCGCCCAGCTCGCCACCAACATCAAACAACGCATTCTCGACGAACGTCACCTCACCGCCAGCATCGGCGTCTCCACCAACAAATTCCTCGCCAAACTCGGCAGCGATTTTCAAAAACCCAACGGACTCACCGTCATCCGCGACGAAGACAAAATCGCCCTTCTTCGCCCCCTCCCCATCCGCAGCATCCACGGCGTCGGACCCGTCACCGCCGCCACCCTCGAGAAACATCAGCTCCACACCATCGCCGACCTCCAGGACACCAAGCTGAACCTCGACCTGCTCATCGGCTCTTTCGCCACCACCCTCAAAGCCCGCGCCATGGGCGAAGACGACCGCCCCCTCGACCTCAGCGATGAGCGCAAAAGCATCAGCGCCGAAAACACCTTCCTCACCGACACCGACCATCGCCCCACCCTGCGCGCCGCCCTCAAGGAAATGGCCACTGATGTTGCCCAAACCCTCTCAAAACACGGCCTTGCCGCCCGCACCGTTCAAGTAAAGGTCCGCTACAGCGACTTCACCACCCTGACCAGGCAGATTCGCGTCGAAGACTCCATCACCGATCCCCAAGATATCTACCGCCTCGCCTGTCACCTGCTAGCCCGGCACCAATTGGTCACCCAACCTCTCCGCCTGATCGGAATCGGACTCTCCACATTGGTCAATCCCACCCGCAATCAGCTGGTTTTACCCTTGGATTTCTAAAATAAGTGACCTCGAGGCAATAATTTGTTAAATTTTTAAAAAAATCAGCTTGTCTTAAATAAGCGCTGATTATAATGTTCTCTCGAACACCGCGAGACGCAGTGTCCCATTCGACATCATCATTCATTCCGACTCCACCCCATCGCTATTGTCCTCTTATGAAACCACTCCGTCACTGGCTCCTCCGCCTCCGCCCCCTGTTCCTCGGCCCCCGCAAAGCCACCCGTCGTTTTGCCATCATCGAATGGGACCTTCCCGAGCCAGACGGCTCCCCCTCAAACCGCCGTCGTCATTGAACCAGTTTCAGCGCCATGATCATCAACACCGATGCTGTCAATCAAGCTGGAACCAGCGGTTCGATGGCCGCATAAATATCCTGATTGGCCCTCTTTGCCTCCATCATGTCATAGTCGAGTTGAAATCCCAGCCAGAATTCTGGTGTGGTTCCAAAGCTACGCGCCATGCGTAGCGCCGTATCTGCCGTCACCGAGCGACGGCCCTTCACCAGTTTCGTCACGCGGCTATGGGGTAACCCAGTGGCAACCGCGAAACGATATTGACTGATCCCCAGCGGCTTCATGAACTCCTCCAAGAGCACTTCTCCGGGATGAATGTTGTCCAGTGTTTTGTCCATTTGTTTGCCCTTTTTCGAGACGCACAAGCCGTGAATTTATTTCATCTAGCCCGACAAAAATTGACTACTTCCTAAAACACAGCATCGCACCCAACCCACCGCAGGCAAGCGACGCCCAGAATCCGATCTGAAAAGTCACCACCAGCAACGCCACCTGCTCCACCTGCAACTGCTGCTGAATGTCCGACTGTGCCATCAACAGCAAAGCCACCGCTGACACGCCCGCCAACACTCCGGCAAATCTCCAAAAAAACAGTGCCACCACACCGCCACCGACGGCCACAAGAAACGCCGCCAGCACCCAGCGATTGCCTCCCGTTCGACCATCTTCCTGGATCTGCAATCGCAATCCACCACTACCTTCACCCTGGCGCTTCAAAAAATCCCCAAACGGCAGTTCGGTCTCCATCTTCGTCCCAAAAGCCGCCTCGTAACCGGTCAAGGTTGCCACCGGTCTCCCCTTGCAAGAAAACTCCACGAACGGTAAAAAAAACACCGCCGCCATTGCCAGCAGGGTCAGAGGTCCAATGGGAAGGCGCATAAAAATTTCAAACCACTTTAGACCCGTCCAGCCTCAAAATGGACCAGGCAGGAAAGCTAGTGTTTCTCTTCTTTCTTCTCACCGTCTCCGGCATGATCCTTGTCATGACTATGGTCGTGGTCGTGGCCCTTGTGATCATCGCCATGACCGTGGTCCTTGTCACCATGAGAATAAAGCTTCTTGGTCGACGACCAGTCATGCTGTTCGCAAGAAGTCACGAACACGGCGGCTAAAGCGAGAGAGGCGGCAAGGACTTGAATCTTCATCAGAAAAAAATGGAGCAGTGCAGGCACACTAGCGATCAATTCGCGCTTCGCAATGTGAAAAGCGCAAAAGCCAAATGGTCAAAATTCTCCACGAAACACACAGCGTGCCGTCGGCGTTTCGTGAATCACAATCTCACACAACCCGGGCAACTGAGGCGATAATTTCCGCCAGAACCACGCCGCCATCCATTCAATGGTCGGATTCTCCAATCCCTCCACCTCGTTCAAATACGAATGATCCAAAATCTCCAGCAACGGATTCATCGCCTTGGAGATTTGCGCGTGATCATACACCCAGCCAATCTTCTCATCCACCTCACCCTCCACCGTGATCTCCACCTTGAAACTGTGCCCGTGCATGCGTTTGCATTTGTGATCCCCCGGCAGCGACGGAAGGGTCTGGGCGGCTTCAAAACGGTAATCTTTAACGAGACGGCAGCGCATGATGATAAGTTCGTGAACCCCGTCCCTAATGGAAAAGCCTCCCCGCTGCAACTCGCAGTTTAAGGAGCAGGGACATTCCTGTCCCTCGATTCGTCTCCCTCACCATTCATCAAAAATCTTCCCCATTTTCCTCACTCCACCGGCGTCGCCTTCGCCGCCCGCAATTCCTCCGTGACCCCGGGCAGCAACCCA
The genomic region above belongs to Phragmitibacter flavus and contains:
- the tsaD gene encoding tRNA (adenosine(37)-N6)-threonylcarbamoyltransferase complex transferase subunit TsaD; the encoded protein is MMKECLLALETSCDETAASVVDLNGRVLSSEVVTQIEAHRVYGGVVPELASRNHIMHMRELCEQALESAGVKLGEVSAFAATSGPGLVSSLLIGSTMAKALALAEDKPYLAINHLEGHLLSPFMGYGGSDEDLGMAIPPHVALIVSGGHTMLLHVKAVGDYQLLGRTRDDAAGEAFDKVGKMLGLPYPGGPEIDKLAVGGDKKAFEFPRSMMEAGNLEFSFSGLKTAVLYHLPKIDLKDAQTLKDVCASFQEAVIEVLVEKALRAAKLCGVLLISVSGGVSCNRRLRERLVERGGQQSVEIKLTQPRYSTDNAAMIGFAAVHRWRAGLRSALETDVSPNLPLVS
- a CDS encoding S41 family peptidase, coding for MRFYTLHSRVVVALVVMSLTAMVDGQDQDQTEGAKPQEDSAFKQLELLTQAMEIVRQNYVDPGKVTYEQLVEGALEGMLSKLDPHCQYMGRSLFEDMQREQRDTSEGVGITIALRDRSLTVVTVQEDGPAAKAGVMPNDEIIRIGDVLVESMSTMEAVQHLKGKSGEAVRLTVRRPGTKQFLDFNLVRVAMQHSTVQDAMLLHERMAGTWKIGYARITEFTQNTAIDLSKALDELEKQGMQAFVLDLRNNPGGLIDSAVAVCGEFLPDNTVVVTTEGRVASQNPPPYRTPSREGKKARQYPVSVLINHGSASGSELVAGALQDLKRAIIVGTTSFGKGSVQTVLPMPNGAAMRVTTAKYYTPSHRTIHENGVVPNIVCSLTHDEEVKVMRWRTDSSEGEARALDLAKLGDQQLERAADVLKGLMIYDQFKNPPKEEVKAPVEESKKQP
- a CDS encoding cytochrome c oxidase assembly factor Coa1 family protein; amino-acid sequence: MADIPPPLTAIGPSESEKNTKKILLGCGGCASLALLGIGIFVFGIIMIVSTAMKSTDAYKQAYQIAVSSPDIQRALGTPIKDGFLPTGSIKTNNGVGNADFNIKISGPNGEGTVQVSAHKPAGGQWTYQVLECSLPESGRIINLIPAQAPSE
- the aroE gene encoding shikimate dehydrogenase, with amino-acid sequence MSAADFYTLDDLRRWSEVGASLQPPARVAVIGDPIAHSRSPQMHNPALAARGLDMQYVRVHVPVGEVKVALGLLAKNGFVGVNCTIPHKFEALEAMDVVDDLAEKLGAVNTVAIRENRLFGYNSDGPGFVNSMQEAFGCVLRELRVLVVGAGGGAGQAVALQLALKGCRGLCLANRSVEKLSGLRDRCRELNGSVPVETLSLEEVDAALGDVDLVVNATPMGMKEGGDGLFDFGRLRTRHFVYDMVYRAEGDTPLIAAAKEASAQTCDGLALLLHQGAISFGHWFGDPVPMEAMREGLRPV
- a CDS encoding glutamate--tRNA ligase; the protein is MSSSIRVRFAPSPTGYLHVGGARTALFNWLLVRREGGKMVLRIEDTDAARNTDQAMQAITDGMRWLGLDWDEGPEVGGDFGPYYQSERKEIYDRYLALLEAAGRVYTEDNGAVRFKFSRQPITIPDLVCGDINFAATEEPDMTVRRPDGGYIFHFCNVVDDLEMGITHVVRGEDHISNTWKHIDLFHAFGKEPPRYGHIPLLLNPDGSKMSKRDEGASVDGYREAGFLPQAVFNYLCLLGWTPKEDQAEIFTVNEAREWFDIGAVHHSNARFDMKKCVWVNQQHLRLLSDEALLAYALPYLEKAGLVVGELSFAAKVLNCVKEKVSLASEFPEWVHFFFREDFPYEDEVKQKLAANAQAATLAQALLDGLTQSEWDEEAIAAALPVVATEQKVKAGALMPLLRFALSGQTRGPDVKVMMILLGKPRVLARLGRLLDEVKAIAAL
- the dinB gene encoding DNA polymerase IV, which produces MIMHIDMDAFFASIEQRDHPEYRGKPLIVGSPPDQRGVVCAASYEARQFKVRSALPSRTAAKLCPQGIFVRPRMDVYRAESALIMDILHTFDLDVERVSVDEAYLEPRNLVTQDDPLTTAAQLATNIKQRILDERHLTASIGVSTNKFLAKLGSDFQKPNGLTVIRDEDKIALLRPLPIRSIHGVGPVTAATLEKHQLHTIADLQDTKLNLDLLIGSFATTLKARAMGEDDRPLDLSDERKSISAENTFLTDTDHRPTLRAALKEMATDVAQTLSKHGLAARTVQVKVRYSDFTTLTRQIRVEDSITDPQDIYRLACHLLARHQLVTQPLRLIGIGLSTLVNPTRNQLVLPLDF
- a CDS encoding HigA family addiction module antitoxin → MDKTLDNIHPGEVLLEEFMKPLGISQYRFAVATGLPHSRVTKLVKGRRSVTADTALRMARSFGTTPEFWLGFQLDYDMMEAKRANQDIYAAIEPLVPA
- the queD gene encoding 6-carboxytetrahydropterin synthase QueD; the encoded protein is MRCRLVKDYRFEAAQTLPSLPGDHKCKRMHGHSFKVEITVEGEVDEKIGWVYDHAQISKAMNPLLEILDHSYLNEVEGLENPTIEWMAAWFWRKLSPQLPGLCEIVIHETPTARCVFRGEF